Proteins encoded together in one Lathyrus oleraceus cultivar Zhongwan6 chromosome 5, CAAS_Psat_ZW6_1.0, whole genome shotgun sequence window:
- the LOC127082616 gene encoding uncharacterized protein LOC127082616 — MNPPEFHGGLNPVKANEWITNMERIFQIVHCSEENKVVFATHMMKGMTVRWWESASTLMTNQGLPRDWEHFMITFLDKYFPSSFRTQKGFEFQKLRQGNMTVAAYAEKFEDMASYSRQAVYAPDERWKIDQFLFGLRGEIYHSVSQREFTTYAELLRQCYVTENSLKKVQEERDQYRSGQRDQGRPGSQFRPRP, encoded by the coding sequence ATGAATCCTCCTGAATTCCATGGTGGGTTGAATCCTGTGAAGGCTAATGAGTGGATAACCAACATGGAAAGAATTTTTCAGATAGTGCATTGTAGTGAAGAGAATAAGGTTGTATTTGCTACTCACATGATGAAGGGTATGACTGTGAGATGGTGGGAGAGTGCTTCGACTCTTATGACTAATCAAGGACTACCTAGGGATTGGGAGCATTTTATGATTACTTTCCTGGATAAGTATTTTCCTAGCTCTTTCAGGACTCAGAAAGGATTTGAGTTTCAGAAGCTTAGACAGGGTAATATGACAGTAGCTGCGTATGCTGAGAAGTTTGAAGATATGGCTTCTTATTCTAGACAAGCCGTGTACGCACCAGATGAGAGGTGGAAGATTGATCAGTTTCTTTTTGGTCTAAGGGGTGAAATTTATCATAGTGTTTCTCAAAGGGAATTCACTACTTATGCTGAATTGTTAAGGCAATGTTATGTGACTGAGAACAGTTTGAAGAAAGTTCAAGAAGAAAGGGATCAGTATAGGAGTGGACAGAGAGACCAAGGGAGGCCAGGTAGCCAATTTAGGCCTAGACCTTAG
- the LOC127082615 gene encoding uncharacterized protein LOC127082615 — translation MKRLSLQAIPLSPPMVVTTAMDDVVETPWICENCSLSVNGRIFQIDLICLPLKKVGVVLGMDWLSVNSVFIGCEENLIIIPSSEPTPKDVVTTILEGTIGMANFLFEKEKSVLLVVTKESSDNLSVTQIPIVCEFPEVFPEDVTFLPPEREVESLY, via the coding sequence ATGAAGCGTCTTAGCTTACAAGCAATTCCCTTGTCTCCTCCTATGGTGGTTACTACCGCCATGGATGATGTGGTTGAGACACCGTGgatttgtgaaaattgttcgCTCTCGGTGAATGGTAGAATTTTCCAGATTGATCTTATTTGTTTACCACTTAAGAAGGTTGGCGTGGTTTTGGGGATGGATTGGCTTTCCGTCAATTCGGTGTTTATTGGATGTGAAGAGAACTTGATTATCATTCCATCTAGTGAACCTACTCCAAAGGATGTAGTAACTACTATCTTGGAAGGTACGATTGGTATGGCTAATTTCTTATTTGAGAAGGAAAAGTCAGTTCTCTTGGTTGTCACCAAGGAATCTAGTGATAATCTGAGTGTTACGCAAATTCCTATAGTTTGTGAATTTCCAGAAGTTTTCCCTGAGGATGTCACTTTTCTTCCTCCTGAAAGGGAAGTGGAATCTCTCTATTGA